In Sporomusaceae bacterium FL31, the genomic stretch AGCACGGGAAATGACGGTAGCGCTTCATATTACTGGCGGCTGCCAATACTCGGCATTCGAATTGCGGCGGCTTGACCGTACTGTGAAAAAGTATGATATCCACAGTATTGTTTTTGATGATGAGCGTGGCGAACTTGACCCGATCACTACCTATCAGAATTTGCTGGAATTTCAGCAGGCAATCCCTTGCCTGGTGGAATACTACGGGAAAAATAGACTGGGATTGGTCACAGGAAATGCGCTTGGCGCAATCCAAAGCGGCGTCCGCTGCCTTGCTGTCTCGGTTGGCGGAGTTTCTGGGTATCCGGCGCTGGAAGAGGTGCTGATGGGTGCCTTGTATTTGCTGAAATTTCCTCTGGCTGTACCCAACAACTTAGCCGCTTGTTGTGAAGAAATCCTTCACTATCTTGGTCAAAGTGTTCATACGACAAAACCTATTATCGGTTCTTCCATTTTTGCACATGAATCGGGGATTCATGTCGATGGTGTGAATAAAAAAAGCGACTTATATGAGCCGTTTACCCCTGAGACGGTGGGATTATCCCGTAAAATTATTATTGGTAAACATTCAGGTAAAGCGTCGATTGAATTTAAATTAAAAGAAATGAATATTTTCATTCATCCGGTCGTTGTGCAAACAGTGCTGGAAAAAGTCCGCAGTCTGGCAATCGGGCAAAAAGCGCCTGTTTCTGATGTGCAGTTATTAGAACTGGTGCATGAAGCTGCATCATGAGAATCGCCATTGTGGATACAACTTTGCGTGATGGTGAGCAAGCAGCCGGATTGGTATTTTCTCAGGCAGAAAAACTCGCCATTGCCAAGGCTCTTGACCAGGTTGGTGTGTTTGCCATTGAAGCAGGTACCCCGGCGATGGGAGCTGAAGAGCAAACGACTCTGAGGGCCATTGTTGAGGCCGGTTTGTCGGCAAGAGTGATTGCCTGGAACCGGGCGGTCAGGCAAGACATCCTGACATCAGTTCATTGCGGCTTCTCCTTTGTTCATATCTCAATTCCGGTATCGGATTTGCATTTACAATATAAATTAAAAACAACGAGAGAGGCCGTTTTGCAGCAGCTTGTTGACGCGATCGCTTTTGCCCGCAGTTTTGGCTGCCGGATATCGGTTGGAACGGAGGATACGTCGCGGGCGGATGAGGAGTTTTTTTTGCAGGTAGCCGCTGCTGCTGCCCGAGCGGGGGCGGAATATATTCGTTATGCCGATACGGTGGGCTGTTTAGAGCCGCTTAAAACCTATGAAGTGATGCAAAGACTTGTGCAAAAGTGTGTCCTCCCACTGGAGATTCATGTGCATAATGATTTTGGCCTGGCTACTGCCAATACCATCGCTGCTATTCAGGCCGGGGTGCGCATGGCAAGCGTTACGGTAGGCGGGATTGGCGAGCGGGCCGGGAATGCGGCACTGGAGCAAGTGGTTGAGGCGCTTACTGAGCTTCATGGGCATGAAACCGGTATCGACAGGGCACAGTTGCCTGACCTTACTCAATTAGTGGCCCGGGCACGGGGTACTTAGTCCGGCATTCTATCTTGAAGGATAAAGCCTAAAACCAGTTATGAAAGGACAAAAAAGATGAGACTTCATTATTTGCAGCATGTCCCCTTTGAAAATCCTGGCAGCATTCTTATCTGGGCAAAGGAAAATGGTCACAGGATAACCAGTACGCAGTTCTATCAAAATGAACCTCTTCCTCGTCAGCAGGATTTCGATTGGCTGGTCATCATGGGCGGTCCGATGAATATCTATGAGGAAGAATTTTATCCGTGGCTGGCTGCTGAAAAGGTGTTTATCCGGGAGGCGATTGAAACCGGTAAAGTGGTTATCGGGTTATGTCTTGGCGGGCAGCTCATTGCTGATGTGATTGGCGGCAAGGTGACCCAAAATCCTGTTAAGGAGATTGGCTGGTTTCCTGTTCGCTTAAGTGAACATGCCAGGTTATCCCCGCTATTTTCATTTTTTCCTGAGCAGCCGGTTGTCTTTCAATGGCATGGTGACACCTTCAGTATTCTGCCGGAAGAGGCTCAGTGTATCGCCGAAAGCGATGCCTGTAAACATCAGGCCTTTATTTACAAAAACAGGGTATTTGGCTTTCAGTATCATCTGGAAAATACCGCTTCGATTATTGAGAGTCTTGTGGAAAACTGCCGGGCTGAAATGATTCCTGGTGCTTATGTCCAGACCCCGGAGGAATTATTGGCTCATCCTGCATATATCGAGCAAAGCAATCAGTGGATGGAACGATTTCTTACCCAATTGGAAAAAATGGATAGGGAGGGGATTCTTTAATGGAACAAGTTCGTTACAAGCAGAGAAACTGTACCGACCTGCAGAAAATTGAAACCTTTTTATCTCAGTCAAGAACCGGTGTGCTTGGGATGGTCAGTGAAGCTTATCCGTATGCTGTTCCGATGAACTATGTATGGTACAATGGTGCTGTTTATATTCATGGCATGGGCTCAGGCAAAAAAGAGGCCATTCTTGCTCAGCAGCCGACCGTTTGTTTCACCGTTTATCAGGAGCATGGGACGGTTACCGACCCGGTGCCCTGTCATGCCGATACGGCCTATTTCAGTGTCATGCTGCTCGGCAAGGCTGAAAAGGTAATTGATTCCAAAGAGGCTGCGGCAGCGCTTCAGAAATTCCTGGATAAATTTATGCCAAAGTATTATAGTCAGTCTTTAACCGGCAATTTAATTGAGAAGTATCGTTCCTCTCATGATGGTAAGGCGGTTTCGGTTTACCGGATAACACCGCAGCAAGTGACTGCGAAAGAGAACTCGGCGCAAGCTGATCAATTATTCAGTCTAAATTCAACGGAAGCATCATGCTGATTTCTTCAAAATACAGCACATGAAAACCTTTCACTATGGGAAAGGTTTTCATGTATTTTACAGATAGCGGAATTTGCTAAGTTACTATTAAGTGCGTACTTGTCAGATAGCAGGCAATTGGGTAGCATTATTGAAATAAGCAACTTTGCTGCACAGGTTAATATTGGAGGAGCATGATGGAGCACTTAAACACCCAATTTCTGTTATCGCTGATGATCATTATTACAGGTTATGTTTGTAAAAAATTATCAATCATTAAAGCACAGGATGGCGAGGGACTTGCGAGAATTATCTTTAACATTACCTTGCCGGCACTGATCATTACCACATTTAGCACAATAAAAATAGATTTTTCACTTATTATGATTACCGTGATCAGTGCATTCTACGGATTGCTGATGGCAGCAGTTGGTTTTATTGTTTTTAGAAAAGAGCAAAGAAATAGCCGGGGCATGCTGATTATGCTGCTGCCAGGCTTTAATATTGGATTATTTGCCTATCCTCTGGTTGAAGCCATTTGGGGACAAGCCGGGCTTCAATATTTTGGCATGTTTGATGTTGGTAATTCATTGGTTATCTTTATTGTTTGTTATCTCATTGCCAGCTATTATTCGACTGACAGCAGCCAACTCAGTGTTAAAACTGTTTTTGTTCAACTAGGTAAATCCATTCCGCTGCTAGCTTATACCATTGCCTTTATTGCCGCTGTGGGTGGCTTGAAATTTCCGCAGCAGCTGCTTGCTGTGACTCAGATTCTAGCCAAGGCAAACATGCCTTTGTCGCTGTTACTGTTAGGCATTCATCTAAGCTTCTCGCTTAACTCGGAATACTGGCGTAATATGGGGCGAATTCTAGCAGTCAGGTATGTGATCGGGCTCATCGTTGGCGGCTTATTGTTTTGGTTTACACCGTTTAGTGATATCATTCGTTATACGTTATTGGTTGGCTTTATTCTGCCGGTTGCCATGGCAGCGATTCCCTTTGCCATTGAGTTTGGTTATGATCAGAACTTTGTGGGGACACTTGCAAATATGACAATCCTAATTAGTTTTTTACTAGTATGGATTATTGTGGGAAGCTTGTATTGATGGTAAGAATATGGCGGTTAGTTTATGAATTTTAAACACGTTCTGTCGGTTGGACATGGTAAAATATCAATCCTCTTGATTTCAAAAAATGTCTTTTATTGTAGTTTTAAAAAGTAATTTGTATGTTTTTTCGTTAAATATTGACTGATTTGTTGGTTTAGAGCAGGAGAAAATCGTTATGTGAGTAATAACTATAAAAAATAGCTCTTGTTTGTGGCGCTTAAAAAATCTCGTTATACTGGCCTGTCAACTGTATATACTAGTATTGGCTGAGAGATGATTTCTGAATTATTGCCAGGAAATGATTACACCAAGATGGTGAAAGCTCAACAAATAACATGTTGAGCTTTTTATGGTTTATGTTATTGGGGGTGGCAGATCCTTTGGAAATTCGGCAATTAAAAACTTTTATGAGTATTGTGAAACTCGGCAATTTTTCTCATGCAGCCCAGTTTCTAGGATATACTCAATCTTCAGTAACAACCCATATCCAGTTGCTGGAGAAAGAGCTAAATACAGTATTGTTCGAGCGCTTTGGCCATCAGCTCATGCTCACCACCGATGGTGAACGGCTTTATGATTATGCTGAAAAAATTACCAAACTGGCTGAAGATGCCAAAAATGACTTGGATCATTCGGCGGTGCCGCGTGGGTCGGTGATCATTGGTATGCCGGAATCTTTATGTGTTTATCATCTTACTGAATTACTCAAAGAATATAGCTCTTTGTATCCGGATGTGGAGTTAAAGTTAAAATTTGGCATCAGCAGCGATTTTAGAATGTTATTACGAAAGAATATGATGGATTTAGCTTTCTTTCTAGAAAAGAATATTGCTGACTCAGATCTTATCAGCAAGGAATTATGGACAGAGCCAATTGTCATGGTCGCTTCACCGGAACATGAACTTGCTTCTTTTAAACGAGTTGAAGCAAAAGATTTAAAAGGGCAAAGCATTATTTATATTGAGTCAGGCAGCAGTTATCGTACGGTATTGGAAAAAAGCCTGATTAAGGCGGGAATTCGTCCCCGGGCAGCTTTGGAGATTTGTCAGATCCAAACAATCAAAGAATTTGTTATTAGTAAATTAGGCATAACAGTATTGCCGTTGGCTGCCGTCAAAAATGAGCTGGAGGCCGGTCGCTTAGTGGCTCTGCCTTGGCAAGGCTCTGAATTTCAGACATCAGCTTTTTTGGTTTATCACAAAGAAAAATGGTTGTCACCTCCAATCCAAGCATTTGTTAAGCTGGTTCAAGAGCGTTTATTGAAATAATTAGTCAGCGAAGCAGGCGGAAGGAGATGTTCAATGAGGGAAGTTCTGAGTCGTGTCAAGCTATTGATTGCCGGAG encodes the following:
- the aksA_3 gene encoding homocitrate synthase, whose product is MKADFTFIDQTLGYALEKQSMDTSEFLDIKRKIAAISHILFDLSLKSFLTVLYDGVADATDIRVCIQPDAGQVEQVHQLGCDHIKITITHDAVKKMPVPAAAALRQAQAREMTVALHITGGCQYSAFELRRLDRTVKKYDIHSIVFDDERGELDPITTYQNLLEFQQAIPCLVEYYGKNRLGLVTGNALGAIQSGVRCLAVSVGGVSGYPALEEVLMGALYLLKFPLAVPNNLAACCEEILHYLGQSVHTTKPIIGSSIFAHESGIHVDGVNKKSDLYEPFTPETVGLSRKIIIGKHSGKASIEFKLKEMNIFIHPVVVQTVLEKVRSLAIGQKAPVSDVQLLELVHEAAS
- a CDS encoding nimA protein gives rise to the protein MEQVRYKQRNCTDLQKIETFLSQSRTGVLGMVSEAYPYAVPMNYVWYNGAVYIHGMGSGKKEAILAQQPTVCFTVYQEHGTVTDPVPCHADTAYFSVMLLGKAEKVIDSKEAAAALQKFLDKFMPKYYSQSLTGNLIEKYRSSHDGKAVSVYRITPQQVTAKENSAQADQLFSLNSTEASC
- a CDS encoding LysR family transcriptional regulator, whose amino-acid sequence is MLLGVADPLEIRQLKTFMSIVKLGNFSHAAQFLGYTQSSVTTHIQLLEKELNTVLFERFGHQLMLTTDGERLYDYAEKITKLAEDAKNDLDHSAVPRGSVIIGMPESLCVYHLTELLKEYSSLYPDVELKLKFGISSDFRMLLRKNMMDLAFFLEKNIADSDLISKELWTEPIVMVASPEHELASFKRVEAKDLKGQSIIYIESGSSYRTVLEKSLIKAGIRPRAALEICQIQTIKEFVISKLGITVLPLAAVKNELEAGRLVALPWQGSEFQTSAFLVYHKEKWLSPPIQAFVKLVQERLLK
- the aksA_4 gene encoding homocitrate synthase, giving the protein MRIAIVDTTLRDGEQAAGLVFSQAEKLAIAKALDQVGVFAIEAGTPAMGAEEQTTLRAIVEAGLSARVIAWNRAVRQDILTSVHCGFSFVHISIPVSDLHLQYKLKTTREAVLQQLVDAIAFARSFGCRISVGTEDTSRADEEFFLQVAAAAARAGAEYIRYADTVGCLEPLKTYEVMQRLVQKCVLPLEIHVHNDFGLATANTIAAIQAGVRMASVTVGGIGERAGNAALEQVVEALTELHGHETGIDRAQLPDLTQLVARARGT
- a CDS encoding GMP synthase; the protein is MRLHYLQHVPFENPGSILIWAKENGHRITSTQFYQNEPLPRQQDFDWLVIMGGPMNIYEEEFYPWLAAEKVFIREAIETGKVVIGLCLGGQLIADVIGGKVTQNPVKEIGWFPVRLSEHARLSPLFSFFPEQPVVFQWHGDTFSILPEEAQCIAESDACKHQAFIYKNRVFGFQYHLENTASIIESLVENCRAEMIPGAYVQTPEELLAHPAYIEQSNQWMERFLTQLEKMDREGIL
- a CDS encoding malonate transporter, producing MEHLNTQFLLSLMIIITGYVCKKLSIIKAQDGEGLARIIFNITLPALIITTFSTIKIDFSLIMITVISAFYGLLMAAVGFIVFRKEQRNSRGMLIMLLPGFNIGLFAYPLVEAIWGQAGLQYFGMFDVGNSLVIFIVCYLIASYYSTDSSQLSVKTVFVQLGKSIPLLAYTIAFIAAVGGLKFPQQLLAVTQILAKANMPLSLLLLGIHLSFSLNSEYWRNMGRILAVRYVIGLIVGGLLFWFTPFSDIIRYTLLVGFILPVAMAAIPFAIEFGYDQNFVGTLANMTILISFLLVWIIVGSLY